AGGTATGATAGGAACTATTGTGACGTAGATTACCAAAGGTACGTACCAAAGGTATGTGATAATTTGTAATTACGGGAAGCAATTTTTTGTCGTGACACGCAATTGCACAAGTCGACGGTTCCATTCCCAGCAGGTTCACCTGACACACCCGCTGTTCAAAACGTTCTGTCCTAAGTCTTGTCTGCTTATATTAATTATGACGTGTCACAACTTTTTAGTATTCTGCTTCTTCGTGTTACAAATTGCCGTCATATTTAGCGGCGTTTATTCCGTAAATTTAGACTCACACGATCTTGATGCTGACTACGATGCTTACCACAATGTCGTCGAATACTTGGACAGTATTGGTCCCGATGATGAAAGGAACATAACGCTAGAAGAAATGGACACAGTTATTGGAATATTATGGGACAGAGTGCAGTGCAGTGAAATTGATTTCACTGGAACAAATACGAATTGTACTGAGGtaaaacatcaaatatattatGTCTGGTAGAAATGAGTCGAACTTAAACCGAGTTGGCACACTTAATTAGTCTTATACAAGAACTTAAAGTCGACCTAGCGACCAGTATCTGTTTTGTAAACTCAAAACTAAACATGAAAAAACTATTTCGAAGAAATTATTAACCAACTTTGCCATGTCTCTCAAGAAAAAAGACAAGAAATGGTCAAATTATTTACTGCTTTTTAACGACCAATTAACCAAGTTGGAAATCTAACAAAGATGGCTGCCTGTTGTTAAAAGTTGTTCTTTTTGTTGTTTACTTTACTACTGTCGCTTACAACGAcaagtttttaatttttgaaacttattttcacttattttttgTCCTCAGTGTCTATCGGCTGAAAGTTTGTTCACCATTGTTGGTGCTGACACGCTATTGGGTCTTGATGAGGCTGGATATCATCGAGCAAGCGTAGTTCTCTTGTATTACCTCACCGACTTACAGTTCGTGTGCAAAGAGATCTCTGAGCCGAGTGCAAAAAGTTACGAGTATTTTGTTCACCGAGTGTTCAACTACAACGACCCGGACAATACTACTGAGTTCATCTTGACATTCGACGAGTTTGAAGAAATCCTGGAAGACGTCAACGAAACTTATGTCGCTGAAAACTACGCAAAGGTAGTTTATAGTCTCCTTTCAATATTTCCTTTTTGGATTTTAGCCATTTTGAAAGGACTTtgaacatttctaaaaatactAGTACCACGCACGAGCAGGTTCTAACAGCATACCTCTAGGCTTAGAACATTCCTCCGAGGTTGGGCACCTCCAAACTCAGGCAGCATACACATATTGTTTGCGCATGTGCAGGCAGGTAAACGTAGATGGTGTTTCATGAGGGAGAATGGAGCTCCGAACGTCATGGACAAAGTTCATCCAGGTTGTATTGTAGTTAGGTTAGAGATAACAAGCCGTGTGGTTGTTACGTACAGGTGTTGGAACCCTTAAAATTCGGGGTTGGTTTGAGTTAGGGAACTATTGGCAATACGTTCCCGGATCGGTAATAGTTGATCCTTCTAGCCGAACGTTTCTTCATTAATCGCAGTTACTCGTTGTTGTGataaattcatttgtttgcAAATTAGGGCAAATGTGTGTTTTGGGGCAAAACTCTATAATTCCAAAGccactgagcagattgagctgaactgtaatgggaatgcatctagggatgtatagtCAAAGCATGTTAAGCATagaatgattccatgagtgatatgcaaattaggtgtaaaaatattcatttttggtgaaaaacttgtatctcaaaaactacttggtcaatgagactgaaacttggtgagatgtttctagaagtgttaatctgcagattttcttcaaaatattttgacacaattggccctagcaaccatgaccatgcccttagcaacaaccgaatggcagtatattttgctcataTAACATCATCTTGTAGGCAcctgagtaaacattcaaaaagtatgCTAATATCCcgagcaaccatgaccacgcccatagcaacaaccaaacggtcatgtatttcacaaagataacagcagggattaatagataattgaataaacattcaaaaaaatggatgtaaattttcctagcaacaagaccacgcccatagcaatagttaaataatcacgtatattgcaaagataacaacaggaattgaaagacaaatgaatacacattcaataaatgtatgtaaatgtgcctagtaacaagaccacacccatattaacagccaaatgatcacgtatactgaaaagataatatcaggaattcatacacaagtgaacaaaaatatacaaaaatgtatgcaaatatatctagcaacatatgaccacgcccataccaacagtcaaatgatcgcgtatattgcaaagatagcaacatggttggataggcaactggatagtcattcagcataTGAACACCTTTGGATTTGCATATggagaaacatttttaaaaactgtacagttgtgctacaatgccattggcggtattttttcatttatttcttctttttagTGTTTTACTGATCACACCGTATTCTATGACGATGTTTCCTTGCACAATGCCACCATTGGAGCAGACGATGACGAAATGGAAGATTTGGCTGCGATCACCATATCGTACTATTTATTCGGCTACTGCTATGGAAGTCCGACCGAAGTTGATCCCGATAGTTTCATCGACAGTATATTCGACATCTACGGTCACGATGGTGTCATTCATCACCACGGTAAGTTTGGGTTGATGAGGTTATACTTTAGTAGTGGGGATaaaacaggggggggggggtatttgtaGAGTTAATGGTTTGAAGACAAATTATTGTGGGGGAGggtgttgttttttgttgtgattgtgtgtgtgtgtgtgtgtgtgtgttggatgCCTTGCAGTTGAGAATTTTTTCCATTGGAGACAATATATTTCCCCCCGAATATTATAAAGTTCAATAAAGGTTAAAATACAAAAGtgtgatttttattttgaaaatgttaatttgaaaATGCTTTTGACATTGACAAGTTATTGTAAGTGACAACATTGTACCAACTCTGAAGTTGTTACCATGGTTGCATGTTAAATGTTTATGTTTGCCAATATCCGGGCGAACCCCTTTACTTTTGTTTCACTTGAAGAACGATAGTCAGTCAAAGtgagtatatgtacatgttggtaatacatgtgtgtatttgatCATCTCAAGGAACACTAAGATGAATATAGATGATGTGTTCTTGAGAAAAATGTTCAACATACTGCAATTTCGAGGGAAGTAGAAACTTGAATATTGTTTGTTAGCTATGGACTTTAATGACGGTCACAAATAGCAACGGTTTGTTACAAATCCGTGACAATTGCATCTAACTCTTAAAGCTTCTGCAACCCCAACACTGCATAACACAAGCAATACTTTCACCCCTCATTTTGCTTTGTATTTTTGAAGATTCAAGATTGTCACTTGACTGTGACACTCTTACTTGTTTCATTTCACAGAATTCGAAGAAATGCTTGAAAAGCTGAACATCGGCACGGGTCATGACCATGGTCACGCACACAGCCACGTACAGAAGAGAAGCATAGCTGATATGAGTTATGATCACGTGATAACAAAACTAAGCAGTAATAAACGGACTGTGAGGGAGGCAGAAGACCATGACCATGACCATGACCATGACCATGATCATGACCATGACCATGACGTCGTATCTGTCGATGAGGTATGCAAATcttgtataatattaatgtttaaCTTCTATATGACGTCACTTCAATTGACTCCTACTATTGTTAGAATATATGCTGGATCGTTGGGACTTCTCTGAGAATTTTTTATCGTAAAACAATTACGTCATCGGTCGCGATCATATAAGTTATATATATCTTAATACCTGGTTTGAGTATGCCTTATAAAGTAGATACTACGAGTGGCTTTTCAATGTGCTGCAAAATTTACAACCAAAACGTGTAAAACCAGCTTCTACCCCTTGAATGtatgtttgaaaatgttgcATACGTTAACGTTAGCTATGTAACATGGGAaaagtattaaataaatatacGGTATGGCATAGGTATACGGTATGGCATAGGTGCAATGCCGTCGAAATATGCAGATATGATGTTTCTCTTCGACAGTTGCTACTTTTGCTGTTTTTGACGGGATTGGGGTACTTTTGAACATGTCTTGGGTCATGAGGGGGTCTGTAATTAAGGAAATCCTTGTTGATAGGTATAagcatacatttaataataacacAAATATCCTTCCAACTTGTGCGATACAGAGCTGCATGTATCGTACCGTCTGTTTGACTTCGTAAAGATGGAACTTCAGTGTTAGATTTGTGTGTAACTAAAAAAAGTTCAAAGAAAATCACCACAACTCAAAGCCAAATCTAATGTTACAATTATAGCAGATATTTATCCCGACACAGATATCGATCTCTTTGGTATATACGTGCAAAAGATGGCGTTTTTTAATTCCAGTCGTGCGTTACTAAAATACTATATTCAATAACATCTTGACGATCATCAGGCTGCTAATTcttctttccttttttttcagtgttttggGGCCGACGAATTGATGGATATTTATGACGTTAACGAAACAGAGGGTATTGGCAGAACGAAATTCGTTGAAATGTGCCCATCATTGGTCCAGCAAATAGTTTCAGATGCATGCGTGGAGCCAGTGACAGACATCTCACCAGCTACTGCAATAAGTAAgtacttgtttgtatttgttgttatgcagggatgggggtgggggtgggtcgACTCGTTGAACATAGCGCAAGCTTTTATTTGAGCAACTTGAATAATAGAGATCTATACCCGCATTGGAAAGGAGAATATACTGTCGACTAAATCTAAAAGTAATTTGAAAATACTAATCTAAAAGTAATTTGAATTTGAGAAGGTTTAACATACACAGGAAAAGTACACTTAGCATTTAGCACATTAAATATATTACTTGAGCTGTGATTTAATGATTGTTCCATTTTTGTTCTTATTTACATCTACAGTGTATCTATGGGGCACACTTATTGTGCTATTTATTAGTCTAATGGCATTGCTGGGTATTCTGTTGATCCCATTGGTCAGTAAGGTCTCCTATCACAGAGTTATGCAAACTATGATTGCATTGGCTGTTGGAACGATGCTGTCAGATGCACTGTTACATCTAATACCAGAAGTGAGAATTGAACTCTGTAAATCGTAAAATCAAACTAAAAAGAAGTAAAGGATTAAATGATCAAATGAAAACAGTTCAAGTTTATCAAATCAcaatatatcatctatcaaaTCTTACTTCAATAATGTCAAATTACATATGTAATTAAAATCGAATCCATTcatgtcaaatatttcaagtgggtttactttaaatattttaaatccaTTAACATTAAATGTTTCAAATCATTCTATGTCAACTATTTCAAATTAAGCGATTGATGTCCAATATTTAAAATCAATTCatgtcaaatattttaaaatctattcatgacatcaaatatttcaaattgattcacATCAAATCAATTTgtatcatatttacatgacagtAATTTTAGTCTGATCACATTTTGATACCATTCGTTGCTATGCCTACCAATTCATATGCTATATCAAAcactataaattatatatacttCCTTAATATCATTTGACAGGCACTGGGTTTACACGGGCATTCAGAAACTGATCACagcgatgacgatgatgatagAACTGACTTGTGGAAGATGACAACCGTTCTGGGCTCTGCTTATGGTTTTTACCTCTTGGAGAGGATCATGGGATTGGTGTCTGGTCATTTGAATAAATCTGAGGTATTTTCAGATTGATATTGTACCTTGTCGTTACACAGCTATGGTGTGGAATAGTATAGAAGATGTAGTAAAAGTATCTCTACAATGAATTAGTACTTGTAGATTAGTGATAAAGCACGAGGTATTTGTTGAatctgttgtgtgtgtgtgtgtgtgtgagtgtctgtctgtctgtggttgGGTACATATATGTGCGTATATGTTTGATGAGAGTGAAGAGGGAGAttagtacacatacatacatacatacatacatacatacatacatacatacatacatacatatgacagacatacatacatacatacatacatacatacatacatatgacagacacacatatacatacatacatacatgacagacatacatacatacatacatacatacatacatacatacatacatacatacatacatacatacatactgtacatacatacatacatacatacatacatacatacatacatacatacatacatacatacatacatacaatagacagacagacaagacatacAGAATTTTGTGTACTGGATAGtcagaaaataaacacaacttATGTTCTAACACATTGTTAACAATACCATATCTAATGGGTGCAGAAAACTCATGTTGTGTCAAGACAACACCAAGGAAAAATCACTCATAAATGAAATCACTGTTGtgaattgtgttgtgttgttaatTTGATCAGATTGACTCTGAAGCAGTCACCGGTCATGGATCACATCATCACCACAGTTATACTATTAACCCAGAAATGTCTACATCATCAAACAACAATGAAAAGGAAGTCAGCAACTCACAGATGGAACTTGTAAGTTTTGAACAACGTTGTAACTATACATCTTTGTATAAATGCTGAGTTGACTCAATAAGTGAAATagaaattgtgtattttgtaggATTTGAAAAAAACTTAGGTTTGAAATGTATGGAGACTTTTCCTTTTCAATCATATAATAATCATACGAGCCACTGTTGCATTTACTTACtatattgaagaaaaaataattgCATACCTGGTAGgctagaggttgtaatgtgtaTACTTTATTCCTATGCACTTCGAGGATgttatggattgtatgctcccctcCCCAAGGAGTGGAGGGAGTGTAAAGGGCCTTATTTGTGCCACTGTATATATAGATCAGTGCCAAGGGTAACAAATTGTGAGCACCTGGAGCTGCTGGGAGTGCGGGCACATTACGCATTcatttttatcatcatttcataaAGGACAAACAATGTCACTTCATCACGAACAACTGTATGCATTCATGCTCTAACTGTCATCTCTCTAACTTTTCCTTTGAATACGTTTAGTGTGACACTGAAGACCAAACTGTTGCCAATGGAGATGTACACGccaaagaagaaaagaaagacaCAGGGCTGAAATCCTGTTTTACAAGTAAGCTcttagtctcagttacccagactcacaCCACTTGGAACTCTTCTACAAGACATATGTGGTGGTcttgtaggcagagcccccagcaacgagaggctgggtaaccgagactagtaAACTTTCTATAGTGTTGTTATCGAAGTTCTGAAGAGATAGAAGGAATTGTCACATTTCTTCAGGATTGTGTATACTCTTCATTTctaatcaaaatattaaattatatagACACAGTGACTATTTAGAAATCGTTCATAAAGCTTTCTTAtgtatcttttattttcattcatcattaCTAGGTTTGAACAGTGTAGCAGTAATGATTATAGTTGGTGATGCCTTGCACAATCTAGCAGATGGTTTGGCTATAGGAGCTGCTCTCTGCATCGACCTGGCGTCTGGCATTTCTACTGGGATTGCCGTGCTGTGTCACGAGGTGCCACACGAATTAGGTTTGTAGTATAATTTGTCACCTCAAAACTTTCAATTAATTTATAGTCTTGTTCATTATACAGCAtagtttcttttcttttcactgCAATTCAATCCTGTCAACATTCTCAAAAACAAAACGTTTAAGCTGGGATTGTCAAATTGTTCATGATCAATGTTTCACATTAAAAAACCTCAGGTCCATGTGATTGTACTTAACCACAACAGAAACACTTTCTTTCGCCATCaaaaatatttgcatcgagAGTTATTGATTGTGCTTACTTCCTCTTTGAAGGGGAACTGCGAGCCAAcaaatagatgtattttcataaactttggattGTGGAGAGGCATGTCATGATCTGAGGTACTTCATGGGACTTGTTCATTAGATACACCCTGAATATTCGTGACTATTTATCTAAAAGGTggtaagcacttaggagtcatgaatattcagtgtgcaactaaTGAATATGTATACCTGCTAAATCCGATGAAGCAATGGTTGATCAGTATTCATAGAACAAATATAGGGAAacagattttcaattttgtgttaCTAAATGGCTATCACACAAATTTTATGTGGGTGTGAACTCATGAAATGGCTGTTCAGAACccagagtttatgaaaatagCTTTTATTTGATGTAGCTGTGTTCCTTTGTGTAATTCAAAGAAGTATCTTTGataattaatttgttttctATACTGTCACAGGTGGCTTTGCCCTGCTTGTATCAAGTGGCCTATCACACAGAGTAGCCATTGCTTGGAACTTCTTCTGTGCATGTTGTGCTTTCATTGGCCTTTACATAGGTTTGGCTGTAGGGAGCATAGCTGGTGCATCAGAATGGATCTTGGCAGTGACAGCCGGCATGTTCCTCTACGTGGCTTTGGTTGATATGGTAGGTATATTCAGATGCAGACTTTACTCTAAGACACAAAAGGTTTGCAATTAGTGTTAGCAAACAACGAACACAGTTTGAGTCCATCATCGTAAAAATAACAGACATTTATGCTGTAACAGTAGAACCCCCTTCCCCTTGATcccctttttaaaaaaaacgatGAACTACCGAAGATTCTACGACAATACCTTTTACCTATCAATACAGTCTCGTGATTAGTAGACACCGATTTGAAGTAAAAGCACACAAATTTACACTAGTGGATAATGACCATATTTTGGTAATACTTTGGGCGACTGTTCAACTGATGAGATCAAGCAATAACATGATGGAACTTAGTCACATTTATACTATAACATTGAGGAAGTATTGCAACGAGGTGAATATATCATCAACTATATACTTATACACCAGTGGCAATGCTGCTGATGAAACATCACATTAAAACCATGTATGACCATTGCTTTTCAGCCACTGTAATGATTGTTCTTGAAAGTTTAACCACAATTATAACATTCAAATTTACGAAACGACGCTAATATTCTGAAGTCTTGGTGTTTTATTGCTTGCTGACATCCTTTCCCCTCTTTCTATCAGATGCCAGAACTATTGTCCCCTGGTACAACAACAGAACCATGGACCATATttgcatttcaaaatattggatTTTTAGTTGGCTTCACTATCATCCTACTGTTAGCATACTATGAGGAGGATATACGTGTAGGAACCGGGATTTAATGATGATTGTTGGACATCACAGGAGTCTTCAAAAAGGACTAAACAAGACACGTGCATGGAATTATGTACCTTCTATATGTCACATAACCTGAAAATGCTTGAAATGAAGTGTATAGACGTCTAAGaattactgtatatatacatgtcaatgtATTGAAAATAGTCTAAGCAGTATATTAACTGATTACTGAATTTACATGgtgcagtttgttattggttaATAGCTATTTGCAGAAAATACATTGATGAAGTGAAATTAGTCGAAGATTCAAGCAGTTTTGTTCTGAATTACTATTGAGAAAATGCATTTATTCAACATCCAATAACCTTCTCTATAATGCAATATATCACATACTCATGACTTCATGTATACAATGCATTATACTTAAAGGCTTGCTATTCTTTCCCCCTAGTATCGTGAGAAGGGTTgaccgatgtttgagggcgccacGTCTTGGCATACCTTACAGTTCTATGCAAACCTTTCGCAAACGTAAGATGTGTTTTTGATAAGAGGGAGAGGTTTGAGACTAGTTACCTTCACTTCTATTATGAAACCTATTTATGGATTAGAGATAACTGCTACTACAGTGTAAGGCTGTGGTCAGCATTAAcatggtgggggtggggtggggtgggggtgttcatgaaaaaattaaaaaaaatggagGCTTAAAGGAGGACCCTCAAATAATGTTTAAGCTTGAAAagggcgtgtgtgtgtgtgtgtgtgtgtgtgtgtgtgtgtgtgtgtgtgcattttttGCATGGTCTATGGTAGAGACACACAGGCAGATAATATCTCTGAAGAGTAACATTGGGCTATGAAACAGTCTTGTTTTCAATTTAGGGGCCATGAAAATCCATGAAGGCAGTGATTTGCTACTTAATTAGCTTAATGACTATTTTCTTGCTCCCCTCATACTATTAGGAAACATGAATACTTGTCCAAAGTGAACTCAACATATGATTTGCTTTTGTTATTTGTAGATTAAtaaagattcattcattcactcatgcAATCTTTGACTTCTCTTACTTAATCAAAGCTGCAGTATTAGAGTCTGACTGGGCCTAGCGCTAAATCACtacatttactttgttttgagtTCATGACATATTGTACATTAGAATTTCTCATACAGTAACGCTGCAACATGTTCAACTTTGGTAAATTGTCCATTGACCACTCAAAGAACGCCCTCAACCTTTGACTTGGTAAATTGTATATTTGCGACTTTAAAAGCACCACTCATGTTCAATGTGGTAAATTGTCAATTTGCTACTCACATAACACCTACAACATGCATGGTTAATGGCCAATTTGCTTTTCAAACAACGCCCTCAAACATTAACTGGATGTGGTAAATTGTGCCTTGGCTCCCCAACAGTGTCCTCAATCAACCATCAACTTGGTAAAATGTTCTCTGGGATGTCCACTTTCCAAACTCCCCTTTGGCCCCTACATGTCAACGGTTTTAGTAACCATTTAGGATTGTGAATTCTTGTTAGGTATTTTTCATCCAGTGGTCTGAGAATAGCCTGTCTTTCTAAGTCTTGTTTTTCATCTTCACTCACACTTTGTGATTCATATTGCCATGATTCTCCCACCGTAAAGATACCTGTAACAAAACATTACTTCACTAATAATATCTCAAGACATCTATCATTTAATTGAGGCACCATATGTGAGTACTGTCTGAGTACTAACATGCTAACCAATTTACACACAACATACTTTTGATGAGCTAAGAGCATTTGGCTGCAAAAAGTGTCTTGTTCACTCATGATAGAGAGCACTGTTGATAGCTGAGCgcttttgactgcaaactgtcagtcttgttaaCTCATGATAGAGAGCGCTGTTGATAGCTGAGCGCTTTtaactgcaaactgtcagtcttgttcactcatgaTAGAGAGCGCTGTTGATAGCTGAGCgcttttgactgcaaactgtcagtcttgttaaCTCATGATAGAGAGTGCTGTTGATAGCTGAGCgcttttgactgcaaactgtcGGTCTTGTTCACTCATAATAGATGGCTCTATTTGTGATCATGTCACAAGGTGAATTTAACTACTTAGTTAACATCATATTGTCAATAAATCCATATTCGTGACAATCATCACATAAATAGTGGTATTGGATCACAAATATAAATTGACGATGTAACTGTGTGCCACATGACTTACAATGGGAAGTCAGGGTACAGTTGActggttagactgtaagatacttCATGACGTTTTgacctcactggcctcctctcacagtGGTAGGgattggccgatgtgtgagggcgccccatcacggcataccttacagactattgaATGGTGAAAATAGAACAGACTTGTATTGAGGAGATTTAATTGATTTTGAACACcattttgatataaatgaaTAGCTATATGAACAAAGTAGCCAATGCAGATCCTGTAGGTGTTTGAAGGATCACTTATGGCTTGCCTTGTTGTTCATATTACTTATTTGTTactaaggggtagaccatttgatatccttgGGCCTGTGAATTATTtcttttctccttcgcctatgctggcaacttttttttctttccttctttgagatatccggattttttttacgtcaatgctgaacacctacttttgttgccacaattttctgtttggttttcacacagggtaatacagggagtaaaaagatgctgttctatcacacagagattatatttagaaaactacatatttcatacatgtttgattttcaattaaataaacataattgACAAGGGGGgctcagtgttttttttctcattgggccgacaaaaagtcactgacccccatgaataaagtttcatagcatctgacggTAAGCTGTAGAGAGCCTgagaagagctttgagactggggtATGTCCACTTcttgtgtgagtatgtgtgaatcgaggggggggggggttctccccctagaagccctggaggttttttagttctaaaggcaatgtttaggctattcacagacactttcagacaataatttgaaagctttacaagacagctctaacatgtaaaaagcaactacgcgaagttgaaatatttttgaaataaagtttcatagcatcttgacagtaagaggtggagagACTTGGACATGTgtacctcttatgggggtcctagggggtctccccttagaagcttttgaagttttttttaccaattttgttgaatcttattgttggtttaacgaatgagtggcctctgggggaTGGGGTCCAGGGggtttcccctggcagatctgcagttttttgtttcttcatattttaccaattttacatgttgtttgttgataGTAggatttataattataatgtacatGACAGGTTCGCGATTATTACAGTAACAGGTCGCCCATAAAATGACAAATGGTGTGAAACCTAACatataaatacaatatgtatattaGAATTGTAGCGCCTCAAAACAATAGCTTTTCATAAAATCATGTAAGAACTAAAACAAACACACCAGTAATTTATtgtcaacagaaataataattATTGTCTTGCTTTCCTTCCTCAGTTCtgcatgtaaacaaatatgtaaataataacaaGACATGGCTGGCAGACGACAAAATCTGCACTGCAGtgattgattttgtttttgttatttacgacttcattaaaaaaaagtataaatgaATTTTTCTCAATACTTTTCTCAATATATCTCACAGTAACttaattttaaacaaagtttggGGAATTGTGCAATTTCCACATTGATTCGTGTCGACAGTCGGAAGTGTTAGTGACTGACTCAACAGTGAACTGAAGGATTTGTTGTCAGTCTGTGATTCTGATATATCAATTCATAGGATGCAGAGTAGATCCTCATGACACTCATacactttattttctttctttaaattaggggagaaccatttgatttctatggggggggggcaggaggAAGTGGGTATGTCAGCAAATTCTTTTttcccatcactgtgacagtaATTTTTTTGCTATTGTCAGTCCTGcgtcaaattatttttttccatatgcagaagcaatgcaatttttttttttggttaccaattttgtaatgtgcggttcataactatacctacatgtcactggttcaaaactaacttgttctgtgtaaaTAGCAATAAGTAGCAGTTAACAATTAGTAATTTTGCAAGGGCCCGAAGTGCCCAAAGTAAAGTTTGAATTATATGAGAACACAGAAGTGAGATATAACAATGTATAGTCctttattcagtcataaaatcagctgaaaaatacaaaactatCAACTATAAGAATAAAGACAACGATCTCCTTAATACTATCTACTACGTCATACTGTCTTACGCATGCTCACATCAGTTCTTTATTCAGTGAGCAGTCAACAGAGCAATCTCTAAAACATACTCAATGGCTTGTATAATACTTCAGTGTCCataaacaagataacttgtgAA
This region of Glandiceps talaboti chromosome 4, keGlaTala1.1, whole genome shotgun sequence genomic DNA includes:
- the LOC144433775 gene encoding zinc transporter ZIP12-like, with translation MDIRFQLGDNVNISYITYAYCYCDCMLQSEVFCFFVLQIAVIFSGVYSVNLDSHDLDADYDAYHNVVEYLDSIGPDDERNITLEEMDTVIGILWDRVQCSEIDFTGTNTNCTECLSAESLFTIVGADTLLGLDEAGYHRASVVLLYYLTDLQFVCKEISEPSAKSYEYFVHRVFNYNDPDNTTEFILTFDEFEEILEDVNETYVAENYAKCFTDHTVFYDDVSLHNATIGADDDEMEDLAAITISYYLFGYCYGSPTEVDPDSFIDSIFDIYGHDGVIHHHEFEEMLEKLNIGTGHDHGHAHSHVQKRSIADMSYDHVITKLSSNKRTVREAEDHDHDHDHDHDHDHDHDVVSVDECFGADELMDIYDVNETEGIGRTKFVEMCPSLVQQIVSDACVEPVTDISPATAIMYLWGTLIVLFISLMALLGILLIPLVSKVSYHRVMQTMIALAVGTMLSDALLHLIPEALGLHGHSETDHSDDDDDRTDLWKMTTVLGSAYGFYLLERIMGLVSGHLNKSEIDSEAVTGHGSHHHHSYTINPEMSTSSNNNEKEVSNSQMELCDTEDQTVANGDVHAKEEKKDTGLKSCFTSLNSVAVMIIVGDALHNLADGLAIGAALCIDLASGISTGIAVLCHEVPHELGGFALLVSSGLSHRVAIAWNFFCACCAFIGLYIGLAVGSIAGASEWILAVTAGMFLYVALVDMMPELLSPGTTTEPWTIFAFQNIGFLVGFTIILLLAYYEEDIRVGTGI